In a genomic window of Actinomycetota bacterium:
- a CDS encoding class II SORL domain-containing protein, translating to MGEFKDLFKSADWKTEKHVPVIELPDRFRKGEVFNITISVGKEISHPNTTEHHISWIDVYFHPEEEKFPYQIGRFEFIAHGESVNGPNTSTIYTYPKITVGFKTEKPGKIYAFSYCNIHGLWRNSKDLEFE from the coding sequence ATGGGAGAATTTAAAGATTTGTTTAAAAGCGCTGATTGGAAAACTGAAAAGCATGTTCCAGTAATTGAATTACCTGATAGATTTAGAAAAGGTGAAGTTTTTAATATAACTATTTCAGTAGGAAAAGAAATTTCTCATCCTAATACTACGGAGCATCACATAAGTTGGATTGATGTTTATTTTCATCCAGAAGAGGAGAAATTTCCATATCAAATTGGTAGATTTGAATTTATAGCTCATGGTGAATCAGTTAATGGCCCTAATACAAGTACAATATATACTTATCCTAAAATTACAGTAGGTTTTAAAACAGAAAAACCTGGGAAAATTTATGCATTTAGTTACTGTAATATTCACGGTCTATGGCGGAACTCTAAAGATTTAGAATTTGAGTAA